Sequence from the Nasonia vitripennis strain AsymCx chromosome 5, Nvit_psr_1.1, whole genome shotgun sequence genome:
GAACAACAAATATAAGAGAACCGCgtacttaagaaaaaaaatcgctctttACCGCCCTTCCTTATATCTTTAAGTAATAGTAACTCATGCAAAACATGGTATTAAGTGCATATTTTTGACGTAGTATTAGAATTACGATATGACCTACCAAGGCACGGTGACTGTATATAAATTTAAGATGGCCGCTTGTTTGGCTGCTCTGTTGCTGTAACGTAATTCCAATACCACGTCAAAAAGATGTGCACTCGGGGGACAAAATAACTTTGAATATTCCGGTCCGTCCAACGTGGCCTACCATGACAATTTTGCCCGATATGTTAGCTGGGTTGTGGCGCGTGCGCAGCCGGCgctcttttttaaatttgaagacGATGTCGATGCCCTGGGTCCGCTGAACCGATTCGGTTCAGCGGACCCAGGGCGGAAACACATCCCAGTTCCTCCAGAAGGAGGATATTACCAGCTCCCTAGGAATCTAACCTAGAAGAGCTTTCGTTGCAGTCACAGCTTTCGTTGCACTTactaaaattgtaattttttaaaataataacttttaaGTTTCAcaataaagttttatttatttatttacaaaaacgtgagatttgttacattttttaaattaaaaaaaaacatcattATTCACTTCAAAAGTAAAAGGAATGTTTGGAGCTGAATGTTTACAGCCACTAAACAGATCTAAGCCTGTTACCCTAATGAATAGCCTTTAGCTGCATTACAATTTGCATCTTCCCCTATACCGAGAACTGCAAGAATCTCTGCTTTTGCAGAAACCAGGGCATCGTAGTTTTCCAAAAGCACCTGTGCTTTGTTTGTGTCGACTGGCAAATGTCACTACACTCcaacaaaaactaaaatgtCATTTTCTGGTGTCAATGATCCATTCCAATGAGGCAATGGTGATAATTCGTTTACATCTGAAACAATTCAATAACTTTgaattaaaatacaaaataaagttaaatctTATCAATATTAATTAAGATCAAAGCTTACAAAGGTTTTTCACTCCTGTATTTTGCATACACTTGATGATTTTTTAGCTGATTTATGTGCATTGtatttttcacactcttcaATTGAATGCTATGAACAATCGATGGATCAGCTGATTCTTTGCCCCACTCGTAAGAAATCTTCGACATTTTATTCAGTTCACCATCTACTGTCAAATGGTCGATGTTGCAATGGTTATCCAACAGCTCATACATTTCTTCACTCGCATTACTGGCATTAATAACAAAACTAAGATTGTTGTATTCATGATGCTTGTGAAAACTAGATGTAGCTATACAGTTTTTGTACTCGTCGAACTTAGAATTGATATTCACCAAACTAGAGCCTTTATAACACTGATCATAAGTTCCACGCGATGGATTTTCAGAGCCAcgattaaaaaattcttttttcaaataaccACTTGATCATAATCTAACTTTTGTCGAAACTAGAACTTGTTGCACTTATATATGTTGACATTTAGATTTACTAAGAGCCAATTCAAACAGCAGACTGTAGATCTTGTAGAAGCTGCCCTGTAGTCGCTTCTCATCATAATGACTTTCAGAGACGTGTAAACAAGTTGCTTGGAAGCCCTGCAGAAGTTTCTTCACCATATAGTTGTAACCAAGATTTTGTGACCTCTGGAagagttttctttttcgcCCATCTGGGTTCATCATGATCTTTCACTACTTCTTTACTTCTAATCATGTATGCTGGGGAAAGATCGATGCCATTTTCCTGAATGCAACAAAATTCATTATTTAGACATTTTCCACTGGTCAACAATAATATACGTAATTATTCCCAATACTCACTTGCAAAAACTGTCGACACTGTATGGAGAATAATCTCTACTAAGTGTAGATTTCACAATGCTTTTGTCAAAACAAATCCATCCGGACTATccattacaatattttttcattattctgATTTCTATTTTTCGCTCCAAACAGCTTGGCTTCAGAGTAGACCAATccaaaaatgaataatgatGTAAAAAATCTTTCTCTTTGAGAAAGCAAAAAACTTGTAGAACAAAAAACAACGACaaagaacaaaatatttacaattgcTGCatctagaaaaataaaatcatcatTAATTAAATGTATAACCTTATCAAATAGTTAAATTATAGCAATGTTTAccttatttttaatagtttatGTAACCTCCATTAGTGTCGATCACTGCAGATAAACGTTTTGGCATGGATGTAgcaagtttttcaaaaaactgTAGGTCAGCATGCAATGCCCGCCAACTTTGAGTCACTTTTCTTTCGAGCATTTCTTGATTTTCGGCATTCTGTGGAATCCAGTCCTTAACCATTTTTGCCCACATGTTTTCAATGTAATTAAGGTCTGGTGACCTTGGCGGATGATTCAGTCTGATCAGCTTTGGATGTGCTGCATACCATTCTCTGACGATTTGTGCAGTATGGATTGGGCTGTTGTCTTCTATGATGTAAACTGGAGCATCCCCAGGGTATCGTCTCTCGATACCAGGAAGCAAAATGTTATCCAATATGTGGACATAAGTCCTTGACGTCAATTTTCTGGTAATTTTTATCAAGTTTCCTGGGCCATCGCCAGAAATCCATGCCCAATAAGACTTGGTAAATCTGCCACTTTGTCTTTTTGGGATAACATTCTCTGGATTATACCGAGTTACGTCCTGTCGCCAAACACACAGTCTtcctgaaaatagaaaataaattaattgacAAATTAACTGATTAAGTGGCAAAATGACTAAAGTCTAAACTCGAGAcgaataatattgatatttaagAAGTAGAATCTAATCTTTTTGTAACTTCAAAACTTTACATGCTTTTAATAGGAGTAGTCAAAAATCCAATTCTCAGAGTAatcgttaaataaataaataaatgaataacttGCCTATCAAGTCTAAATATATGTTGAACATTACCAAACTgacagaaaaaataaacaacagaaattatacaaaaacgtTTTGGAGCATTGGAGCAACAGGTGACGACAATTGTAGATTATAGTAGCAGACTATAGGAGAGCACAACACACATATAGACCTGACACATGGCACCGTAGATAAACTGCGCGCGGGTGACAATATCACTGACCGTCAAATACTTGCAGTATAAATTTAACtccaaataaaaatagcaaaagTTAAAACGTAAATGAATTACGTTACCATCCTTAGCGGTGGAAAAAACTTTTTCGTCGACAGCAACCGTTCTCTTCCAGTCTGCTTTGGAACGAAATCGATGCTGATTTGCATAAGTAAGTCTTACTGCATAATCAATAGGATTTCGTATTTGCGACTTCCGTGCTGCTTTCCGACACTTATAATTGAgcctttttttaattgatcgaCGCAATGTTTTCGGCGAAACATCCAAGTCCAGAGCATCTGGTAGGCGATTAGCGGAAACGAAAGGATTGACTCGGAGAGCATCCTCAACTTGTTGTAATTCTTCATCGGAGATTTTGTATTGCCTGCCACTGTCGTGCGCAGGATTCTCAATGTCCTCTTCCCGAAACCGTTCAGTCCACTTACGTACAGTCATCTCCGTGCAATCATAATATTCTGCCATTTCGTAAAAGCTTACTCCCCTACTCCACAACGCGCGCATTTGATTTAAATTCGCGTCTGTCGGTCGAAACGgcataattaaatttttaattaaaagagcTATCACACCAAAAACTGCTTGACACTTTGACAAATGAAGTGTGAAGCACGGTGCGAGTACTGTATAACTATAAAGAAAACAATTGAAAATCAAGCTAGTCCCTAAACGGATGCATTCGATTCGTATTATTTGaaaacagttttaaaaatttacaattttaacaaatttattcaaaattaatcaagttatctattttttttttattttctatctATTTATTCGAAGACTTTAtctaaaacattattttataattttacaatttctattcatttaaattttattaacttttattataatctcATTTTATGCAACATAAATACTTTTACAAAATGCATCTTtacattaacattttatcaGCGCTTATAATCTCATTTTACAATAGAATcatcttttaaaattaatcgTTCATATTACATTTTGCAATATAGTTATTTTTACAAGTTACAATCTagtaaattttacaatttttatagcGTTCTACAATAATAGTATTATTTTACAGAATTAATCACCGAGTCTAGTCAGTTTTACATtgatttaatcaatttttagatttacttATAGTTAATGAATTGTGCGCACTATCACtgaatgaaacaaattgaaaaatagCTGGAATTACTATATCAGCATGGCAAGCTCTCGTAGATTCTTGTAGAGGGCCCAGTCAATTGGATCAAGCTGCTGGATCTTGACGAGtcctctttttaaaaatttggctatttTGATGTATTGAGACCTCATAAAGTTCCACATCCTTTTTACCTGCAAGCATGCACAACAAAAAAtgagtttataattattagtAATGTTTTATTATGTTTTCTTAAGGTTTATTTGGCGTTGtttctatttaaaattttagtttgattaatttttattgtaatttgcACATTTcccaataaattttttgttacgCTGAATGATTATAACCTTAACCTATATGTATTAATACAATATTGAACGGCTTTCAACTCTCAAGATGTGAGATTTAAACAAAGAGACTTACTTGTAAGTGGAATACATGGCCCGATGTTCAGTTCTGCTTTGATTCTGCCAAAAATTGCATCCACTTCAACCTCTGAGACGAGACTTGCAAAGTAAATGCCACTCTCGTGGAGACCATTCACTTCTCTGGCCATGTAAATTGGTATCACTTGTCGCAGCTCGCATATGTTCTGCTCGTCCTGGTTCCCCAAGTCCACCATTTCAATTTTGTAGTCTGTAATATAAGAGGTAAACGTGCGATTCAGTATGATTAATTAAGTAgattacaaattaaaaattggaAAAGGAATAAAACTTAGCAAGTTATGGTGACGAAGGTTACCAATTGAAAGTGGAGCAAAACTAACCACgtaaaaaagattataaattGAAAGTTGGAAAAGAAAAGGAGCAAAACAAAAGTTATAGTGATGAAGAAGTGCCAAGAATTTGCGCATTGAGTTAGAATGCAATAAAAATCTCTTGCTGACGTTCAATGAGGCCGGAAACGGTTGAAATAGGATTTAGTTTTACTTACCAAACATTTTAGTAGATGCTACCATGCCTATAAAACTCGGGGTGATCCGTTTCCTTCCACTGGGAGGTGTCGACGCTGCGAAGATTGCGATGGAAATGACAAGCCATGCACTGTTGCTGAGCAGGAGTTGGTAAGTAGCTTGCATTTGTTTTtccaatttaaaataattgcgCCACTGGTCTTCCCACAGCTTTCGCAGAAGCGGCGCTGCTACAGCGCGCGCTGGAGGGTATGCGCACGGACACGGTATGGAGATTGAAACGCTCCAATCTCCCTCCTCTCCCCTCTTCCACTCGCTTCGTAGCTCGCATCTGCCGGTATGCAGCAtgttgtgtgtgtatatatatatatatatatatacacgtatactgCGAGTTATGCTTAACTTAACCTCAAAGTATGACTCGCGAATTCCACCTTCATGCCCACACAGCATGTCAGTCGAGGAGTAGCTAGACTGGAGAGCACCTTCTGT
This genomic interval carries:
- the LOC116417636 gene encoding uncharacterized protein LOC116417636, whose translation is METCCCCCCCAGGTLSSFFTAVCRVVLGCPVFCSRSRKRRPAAAAAAAAPTEGALQSSYSSTDMLCGHEGGIRESYFEVKLSITRSIRVYIYIYIYTHNMLHTGRCELRSEWKRGEEGDWSVSISIPCPCAYPPARAVAAPLLRKLWEDQWRNYFKLEKQMQATYQLLLSNSAWLVISIAIFAASTPPSGRKRITPSFIGMVASTKMFDYKIEMVDLGNQDEQNICELRQVIPIYMAREVNGLHESGIYFASLVSEVEVDAIFGRIKAELNIGPCIPLTSKKDVELYEVSIHQNSQIFKKRTRQDPAA